ccaaaccatcttcaggaactcctcccgtcttacgcacttgtatagatttttctagtcaatcataatggttggtaacttctagttacccatggcacctatcctcctttcgatttgtagcaggtgatcgtaatcaatagggattctaaatcatgctcacgtgtaatataataggtaattgtaatcataaaggttctgaatatctgaaactgtaagctggcagttctaatcgcgatgctataacatcatacacaaagtgTTATAACTGCATATGAGTCCGACTCTGAAGTtcaaacataaatcatgaaggttctcttcatgccataactggtgataatcgaaagttagtaatgagtcttagctcattatgcgatagctagctgattacataagtcacactcgtcgctacgagcaatgactcacgtgatctatcatcaaataaggcaatagttgattcggtgttctgtcactcgtgaacaacctgaatgaagaactatgcctgcttcagtgattcgtgcgtggcactccgcttgcactgctttcatgggattctctttttctttcttagctcttcaccatggctatagtgaaatataactgagtttctagcttctattgttcttctcgtaacagtgatcatgcattcttaacgcatctaagttcattgagatatctaatcaatcaataaagcataaaacttgaatgtaagcatcagtacattcatataaaacgtgaacttctcaatgttttaaaatcattaccaccttctttcttgctgagcatgacgatgtgatgaagtgatgagctttggctgactgactcatatatactagtgatcatactagaaaaatgggctaactctagggttcagagcaaatgaactgctctgataccactctgtcacgaccggacataattaaggataattaagccggggaaaccgtgactaatggagggagattagaagcggggtagaaaggggaataatcaaacaagaaaggatcgcagtatcattgttaacaacagggatatttataatataacggagttttagtcgtatagactcaaataactagtaagttcggataactccgacttatccaaaataacataaaacttctgagtacgcagcggaataaggttctgattacatgtatgaagacatgtaaccctagagttcattaatacataataagacaaaagagtcccgctcgtcacttcatcaccatcggcagctgctcaacctgcacatttagaaatatatgcagggctgagtacaaaagtactcagtgggcacatatgcctactatgaaatataacatgcttcgtaaagttgtaaattgtcatgccatcataaacagtacagcaagggagtttttcgctaaaaaggcccaagcttactaaattcatttgtgattcttaaagttcgtctgcagactaagttctcttgtaatctatcatatctggaactgtgtgccggagaggtggccacctctcacggacacttgaccggccaacccgctagatgactcacggtcactggtgtacactagtccctggcaggatagctatcaactgctcaagacccgaattcgattacataactggcaaagccacatcagatagatatcatactaaaattgaaatatttatggcaagacaacagttgaaataattttcagatcAATGATTTGGTAATGAAATATCCtgttcaaatgtaacattaaacttcatttgatatatatgaaagtaatgcccacctgatagcaaagctttgctacagattagtgactccttggcgagctcttattcttgcgctcgacctttaatccgagaaaataacgtaagactttaaatcgagggaaaattctcaattaaatgagaatgcgtaattaaactatgcatgaatctcgtatgcatgaactattattctgagataataatcagggaatttctattgttaatccaggctatcggatttaaacaaaagctaagtctcgtctcatgaagccggataattaacaaaaattaatccgttctcttcggggtgttctaatccgtcaattaaataaaccccgctcctcgtagtcaatagaaaataaataaatacttcagcttattcgctttataacctcataattaatcggcttaataaataggaataagtaatgttataagattaaataattaaaaggctcaacataaggcaacctaataattaagtaaaagtgggcttgaataattaacatgagaggcccaattgaaataattcatcggctcaagtaattaaataaatcttggcccaataaataattatttgattagctgggctcaattaaataaatcaaaggaGGCCCAACgtagataatataacagcccaattaaaataaaatagatgggcttcaatttaaataaattcggcccaatgaaataatgtaataaaagcccatctgagtaaaataaataaaatcggcccatataaataaaatcagaggcccaatcagtaattaaaatcggcccatataaataaataatgaagcccaaagaaaaaataaaggcccaaattttcggcccaactcaattaaataataagcccattaaactaaagcccaaggaaataattaaattaggcccaattttCACAAATAAGGGGAGAAGCCCAAATTCTTTCCCCCCAacatctcggttctctctctctatcttttaaTCTACACGCCtctcttctttttctcaatttcagatctctctctatctttttcTTGGTTCTCGTCGAGAACTCGTCCCCAGCCCACCAAATCCGGCCAGCACGACGTCACCACCTCCATCGTTTCCTCCGGCGGTGACACAACCGCTAGCTGCCTCTCCATCTCCCTCTGCTGGCAACGGCGAGGCGCTGCCGCCATGGTTCTGCCGCCGTCTCACCGTCTGTGGAAGACCGGCGATTCAGCGCCGTTGCCCCATTCACGATGTTGCCGCCGCTGTCACCCGATTTCCgccgagccccgacgccgctgctgctactggaaggccggcttcgccgtgccgctgcactccagaatcggcgaggaCCATCGCTGAGGTCGTGAGTCTTCTAcctttcaccgctcgacgccgATGACGCTGCTGTCCTCGCGAGTTGCCGCCTAGACGTCATCTCTCGACCGGACTAAGCAGGGCAGCACCCCTCttttctaaaagctaagttcttaACCTCCATTTTCTTTTCGTTGTTTATTAGAAATCAATATGCATAGAGACTCCTTCAGGAGAAAATCTGAACTCAATTATCTAATAGTGAGCGTGCTATGGATATATTCGTTCATCTATTAGTGACAATGGTGAGCTAAAGTGGTTCCTTTCTATTTGTTTGTGGAATCAGATTACAAATGTATAAACTGATCATGATCATGCTTTGATATGAATGCTCACTTGTATGAATAATAGGATAGCATGATTACCTCGAAGGTTTTTTTTGAACTGATTGCTTGCTATTGGTGTTGAAAGAAATGTGTAATAACTTGAAGTATAactgttggttggctgttgtaTTGCTATTGTAATCAGTGGGAAGAACTGAAATGAAAACTGGTTATTTGTTTTTCCTCAATGAATGCAGCAGGAAACGGGGAGAGGTATTGGAAGAATCAAAGTTAAAGTCTTACCATGAATGTTGGTAGGAGCAGCGAAGAAAGATCTCTGTTCTTCTGAAACTTCTAAGTGGAGGATGAAGAATATGGTGTTCTTGGCTGGAGTCGACTAAGTGGAGTATGAAGAATATGTATTGCTGCTGAATTATTAAAGGAGAATTTGGTTTACGTGAGTTGATGTAGGCTAAGTGGAAGAATTATTGTGGTGGCTTGACAAATATAATGATGATAGTGAAGAAGTGGAGTTAGTGGCAAAATGAAGTGGGGAGCAAAAgtagtggaaagaaaagaaagaataaaaaaatgtagtataagattaatgatgtattttctatgtctcggtgattctataactgtaagatggatcgcgtgctcgtatctgcttggtactgtttatttaaataaatctcgtatttcaacatgtgatttctcgcttaaatcgataaattataaaatgaatctaaattaaatctgcagatttaattaactcacgagtcggaaataatccacgacttgagtaaaaataaattctaattccatctcgcttaaataaataacgtgactttgctaagttagttataactctgaaataatatcattgactgttttaacaatataaattcaggatcataagctgaattcatatcaggataataaccgttttcattcactgatgaacaaaaataaacactcattactggatttaaaatatataaaagagcgggtcattacaattgtagtagcccgctcttttatttatgataaaaactagtaaatgcaattttttataaatgaatccagtttatggttctgatttttttatcagaggcagagttattattttagcgttatatttttataacgtatgaaaaaaaaaaaaaaaaaacgcgacgaggattattgagcaatcaataattattatttccaagttataactgacttagcaaagtcatgttatttattaatcgagaaacagaagcagttatattttattagtgctactagaagtcgagaaattattccgactgcaacgcaaattcaatctacggatttaatctagattCATATTACTGTATTAGCATCACCAAGGCATGAGGATATAATTCATTTATTCATCAATCTCATTCTCATACTTTACAAACTCTTATAACCAATTACAGTTTCACCTATCAATGCTATGAAGTAGATACATGAATATGTTAGACATATATGTAAGCATACaatcatcattatttttttccactccCTAATGTCTCCTACACTATACACGCATAATCTCCActtctccactccaccaactatcTCCACCACCTTTTGCTTTCTTCCACTACATTTTTTCTCACCACCCTTTCCACTCCACTAATTCCACTACACCAAACTTTCCACCTACTCCCTTCCCCACCACACGCAAGAATGCATCTAACATTCCATTATACAGGCAACAAtcttttcatcatcttcattcttcactAAGGAACCGAAGAGCAGCCACGagttctgccataagcacactgctccggcagtgttttgcaaggcgattccagccatccaaaaggttcccaaaaattcccaaattaattgtgtatcatctttcatatgttttctatactttggcaaaatttcagaaggtttgaagctcttatgatttatttatgaatttgtaaacatcactgcccatctggattacatttttggtaaacaatctttgggaggccataagtaaagtttcaatcggtgaaaacctttgaaacttgaatatgtcactctagactcccgtatctttcttttgacatcggcctcaccatttttgaataagggaaacaaccggtataaattcttgaaatctagttcttattccatgtaccatccagtagattttacaaacctacgactttgaggtggcaaagcccgacttaaatctttgattctcaagcctagctTTCTACTGATTATTcaatgacatgttgggaacttacttgcttagttttagaatttttggtgaagcctaaagttggttttctgatttatgttatgaatctgccaaacttgaacgctttttgtgcactgaactttagacagtcatatcttctaaaccatgaatgttcttagagtaaatccaactggagagtgttatgatctctccctagtttccagattgacccttggggttcccagtggagttttgtaaagggagatatgaatttttaaagaaagcccactgacttggttgtaatctggaaatctgaaattttcagatttttgcttgttaaatacccatctttgagagggcatatcttgctcgtttgaattgtttttcattcgattcaaattggagaatgatccttgaaatgtctagtttccagaatgtcttttggagcatcatttggagatccgaggcagatttggtgtctgttgcaaaacaaccccttaagagctcaagttgttgaattattttctatgtatcaaagtttattttaaaggatgtttcatgaaagatttcgtatatgtgcgtaacaagtttgggactatttattttaaatgaggtccgttctttatttaaattatgatggacttttaatgaatatttttgggattaaactcttatttcttgatttatataaattatttttttaaggacttataaatatgaatttcgtaggcctactgacctactgtgatcgacggtttgtcgatgtctaatagctttgaaaattttatagcaagtcctgacatgagtcttgagtaccctggtaaaatttcaagccattccaacttcatttgatacttctttaaaatgcaaaacctaaactgcacataactaccgagaatttcagagaacagatgaaagagtcatttatttcagtagcttcctgtgtgatctagctttccaaatttttatggtattaaccttattgtgttagctagatatccaccaaagttgagcccagtttgacaacgtttactatttgtcaaaaatccaagttttcgattgttcaaaactgccgaacatggtagatcgtggtaaaaacgtcatatctctcaaaccacttggagttttcgactctacttttttttatatgaaactagattcgaagatctttctttcggtatgagtctcgagtccaggagatgtcggagtcagaacagattaaattttgaagttgagttagtgtaaaaacagagcatgttttgatgatgtttgattgtgattcttatgtgccttatgtgtttgtgttgcctatgtgtttgaatgagattagacgaggtatgattgatttttgactgtctttaatgtaacgaattatggatgctagaaccctaaaacactaaaagataccctaggcacgtagaattagactttgtcttatgacaattacttcacgaacttatcgactcttcatcaatgaaggtccgggcgacagaaagtgaagccgaagaagaaacgactccacgccagctttaagaacaattgaggtgggcaatttcttacgcgtaaataaaatgctatgcaagtgttatgctttaaaatgcaaattggatcttcaagtatggtatgctttattacgcttaaatgagttaagctttattatgatgcacgttaaatgattacgcttatttacgcttgaatgctttacgctgataagtttatgcttatgtttgatgcttgcgtctgttgggggaggcctccctcaacagtacgatgccgtgtccgctgaggagggccttcctcacggcgcgatgcccgtgtccgctgagagaggcctctctcgcgacGCGATGCCaatatgccagtgttacagcgtctattgggggaggcctccctcaatagtacgatgccgtgaccgctgagggaggctccccctcacggcgcgatgcccgtgttcgttggggaaggccttctccacgacacgatgtttgttaatgaagattgatgatgaagaatgcccttatgctatttatgaatttggaaatatttaatgagcaaatgatatgaaagaaactcattcctcttatgcgatgttgtgttttgttgttgatgttatgttatatgcttggcaactgcccactaagtacttttgtacttagcccttcgatgtttatgattgtgcaggttgagctgtgatgggcgatgaagtgttgctgagtggagtttttgtcgaacttaaagtaggctcagaaaggatacatgtcttcatacatgtatcacagttatgctttccgctgtaaacactgattatttcagttacgccttccgttgcaaactctgataatgttttagccaagcccctaatgatgcctttttccttttaaggaatataacgcgtatacaagttctttgagtaccctttttatgcgaactatgcctttttcctttttaaggaatatttcacgcgtattcaagctctttgagtattcttttatgcacccctttttaaacccgcttcttaatttcccttccccagtcatggttttcccggattaattatccttaattaaggccggtcgtgacagagtggtatcagagcagatcgtttgctctgagcctaagagtttatttaagccaaacttagaatggatcactaaagtgtctagagttcaatcgacaaagctcagcacttcatcgtatcacactcaacgaagcagaatggtatgctcttccaagttttgagttaatgtttacaaaaagtgaaaattatcgtaatagcaaagtgagtaactgttaataactatgttatgttgttattgaatgaaatgatttacgcaagcgcgattaagtatgcctatggaatgaatccctatgaacatagagctattaagatatgagatcaccactacgacagaacatagaagcaaacatagaaaaaattagattgtatcttttggtggctatagtgaaggaagcaagataagtgatacgtatagaaaaaaaaatttcttaagCTGATGATATTATAGCcactataaatctccatgacttatgcttaagtatccaGTTTAGATGATGTGATAATATATGCTTAAGGATTGTTATGACTCATAgatttgagatgctaaggacccttaaagcttactacatcaatgatcAATGATGTCATTggagtcatgacttgtttacaagttatattAAGTTGACATTTACAAGAATTCTTATgaggcttgtattagattatgctagagtgtactaattggcacatctttgctatcagaatgccgcctaagagaggacgccctgcgaaaaacaataacaatcgcagaaaccgtaacgctgtacccgaagaaccacaagatgctcgaggacataacccatcccctccgcctccgactaggagagtcgaagaactctttttaaggcaaaatccacctacgtttgacggaacgagtgaaccggctgaagctgagatttgggtgcgtgcaatggaacgcattttcaactttctacgttgtactgatgaggagcgcctatcttgcgtctctttccaactaacaggatcagctgacttctggtgggaagcacgtcgaaaaattctgacacctgaacaatgggcaagttatacttgggaagattttaagacgggattatatgataaatatattccgaaaagctataggaagaagaaagaagctgagttctacgagttgaagcaaggaaataaatctgtggttgaatacgacaaggaattctgcaacctgtctaggtttgctccgcaacaagtggacacagatgagaagatggcagagaaattttgtgccggtctacggtacgaaattaagatggctctagcaagccacggaggactctcatacacggagtctctgaacagggcacttgacgttgaagctgcaatgccgtcggacaagtcagccccattgttgatctcaacgccaaatgatccaccagtagcctcacatactctcaaagggaagcgcaagtgggacaacaacgaagacaatatcaatcagactagtaagaaagtgtggcaagaatatgaacgggccgaacagtttattcaaccaaggcacgaggcacagactaacctcgAGCGAACTGGGGGTAACCAAGGTCAGAAAGGAGTTTtaccttgcccaaattgtgttaagatgcataggggtatttgtcgggctggaactaacggttgttacaattgtggccaaaaaggtcactactccacgcaatgccccaatAGACAACGAGGTTCAGCAGTTGGGAACACCCGCacccccttgccagcaatacgtggacacttgcgaaatcagcctcaatcacatcagtgaaaatcttatggagacaccgcagacaagaaaagctacgtgggagcttgaaaacaagatgaaggaaaaataccccgaattgttttagcagagatatgcaaatttcgggacgaaatttttgttaagaggggtagtatgtagtagcccgctcttttatttatgataaaaactagtaaatgcaattttttataaatgaatccagtttatggttctgatttttttatcagaggcagagttattattttagcgttatatttttataacgtatgaaaaaaaaaaaaaaaaacgcgacgaggattattgagcaatcaataattattatttccaagttataactgacttagcaaagtcatgttatttattaatcgagaaacagaagcagttatattttattagtgctactagaagtcgagaaattattccgactgcaacgcaaattcaatctacggatttaatctagattCATATTACTGTATTAGCATCACCAAG
The genomic region above belongs to Salvia miltiorrhiza cultivar Shanhuang (shh) chromosome 5, IMPLAD_Smil_shh, whole genome shotgun sequence and contains:
- the LOC131024295 gene encoding uncharacterized protein LOC131024295; amino-acid sequence: MPPKRGRPAKNNNNRRNRNAVPEEPQDARGHNPSPPPPTRRVEELFLRQNPPTFDGTSEPAEAEIWVRAMERIFNFLRCTDEERLSCVSFQLTGSADFWWEARRKILTPEQWASYTWEDFKTGLYDKYIPKSYRKKKEAEFYELKQGNKSVVEYDKEFCNLSRFAPQQVDTDEKMAEKFCAGLRYEIKMALASHGGLSYTESLNRALDVEAAMPSDKSAPLLISTPNDPPVASHTLKGKRKWDNNEDNINQTSKKVWQEYERAEQFIQPRHEAQTNLERTGGNQGQKGVLPCPNCVKMHRGICRAGTNGCYNCGQKGHYSTQCPNRQRGSAVGNTRTPLPAIRGHLRNQPQSHQ